One Agelaius phoeniceus isolate bAgePho1 chromosome 6, bAgePho1.hap1, whole genome shotgun sequence DNA window includes the following coding sequences:
- the LOC143691856 gene encoding proto-oncogene Mas-like: MMLLVGLCGLAGNGVFLWLLHINAITDFIFNQAITEFLFLIFMVPSTLLFIVEEVSCSAIMPPIYMSLLFQLSLFTYNMGLYRLTFISIERCRSILCQFFCGCQFPERLLWVVMSILFWAFLFIVIAVNPMVTSLCQSHEQEQCRVAVTSMYALNLFLFAAPMVISSTILFIHLKPGSQQQQNRRLDIVVFLVAIFSLPLSLWFLLQQLGYTAVPSQVVFFLTCITSSIKPFIYFLVGSWKRDWSMRSCWRHCSMESCRKHSSMLSLRKAIHRVFEEPKENTASGNDPVVNTGV, encoded by the coding sequence ATGATGCTGCTCGTTGGCCTCTGTGGGCTGGCTGGAAACGGGGTTTTCCTCTGGCTCCTACACATTAATGCCATCACCGACTTCATCTTCAACCAGGCCATCACGGAGTTCCTTTTCCTCATCTTCATGGTCCCCTCCACCCTGCTGTTCATTGTGGAGGAGGTTTCCTGCTCTGCTATAATGCCCCCAATATATATGAGCTTGCTTTTCCAGCTGTCGCTGTTCACCTACAACATGGGGCTGTACCGGCTGACGTTCATCAGCATTGAGAGGTGCAGGTCCATCCTCTGCCAGTTTTTCTGTGGTTGCCAATTTCCTGAGCGCCTACTGTGGGTGGTGATGAGTATTCTGTTCTGGGCCTTCCTTTTCATTGTCATCGCTGTCAATCCAATGGTGACTTCCCTGTGCCAGTCACATGAGCAGGAGCAATGCCGGGTGGCTGTCACCTCCATGTACGCCCTCAACCTCTTCCTATTTGCTGCACCCATGGTCATCTCCAGCACAATCCTCTTCATTCATCTCAagcctggctcccagcagcagcagaacaggaggCTCGACATTGTTGTCTTTCTCGTTGCAATCTTCAGTCTGCCCCTGAGTCTCTGgtttctcctgcagcagctcggTTACACGGCTGTACCCTCCCAGGTTGTTTTCTTCCTCACCTGCATCACCAGCAGCATCAAACCCTTCATCTACTTCTTGGTggggagctggaagagagactggtccatgaggagctgctggagacacTGCTccatggagagctgcaggaagcacTCCTCCATGCTGTCCCTAAGGAAGGCGATCCACAGGGTGTTTGAGGAGCCAAAAGAAAACACTGCCTCTGGAAATGATCCTGTTGTGAACACGGGGGTCTGA
- the LOC129122257 gene encoding mas-related G-protein coupled receptor member D-like, with product MEVSTVSPLFTSPTDTPAHCEINVSSVAVHFVTLLIGLCGLAGNGTVPWLLHINATTYFLAFNQASIDFLFLIIMVPSTLLFIVEEVSCSAIMPPMYFSLLSQLSLVAYSIGLYRLMFTSIERCRYILCQFFCGCQLSERLLLVVMKILFWALFFVVIAVNPTVTSLCQSHEQEQCRVAVTSMYALNLFLFAAPMVISSTILFIHLKTGSLLQQQRRLDIVIFLIVLFSLPLSLWFLLQQLGYTAVPSQVVFLLTCITSSIKPFIYFLVGSWKRDWSMRSCWRHCSMKSCRKHSSMQSLRKAIKRVFEEPKENTASGDDPVVNTGV from the coding sequence ATGGAGGTGAGCACCGTGTCCCCTCTTTTCACCTCACCAACTGACACACCTGCTCACTGTGAGATCAATGTCTCCAGCGTGGCCGTGCATTTTGTGACCCTGCTCATCGGCCTCTGTGGGctggctgggaatgggactgtCCCCTGGCTCCTGCACATTAATGCCACCACTTACTTTCTAGCATTCAATCAGGCCAGCATCgacttcctcttcctcatcatCATGGTCCCCTCCACCCTGCTGTTCATTGTGGAGGAGGTTTCCTGCTCTGCTATAATGCCCCCAATGTATTTCAGCTTGCTTTCCCAGCTGTCGCTGGTCGCCTACAGTATAGGGCTGTACCGGCTGATGTTCACCAGCATCGAGAGGTGCAGGTACATCCTCTGCCAGTTTTTCTGTGGTTGCCAACTTTCTGAGCGCCTGCTGTTGGTGGTGATGAAAATCCTGTTCTGGGCCTTGTTCTTTGTTGTCATCGCTGTCAATCCCACGGTGACTTCCCTGTGCCAGTCACACGAGCAGGAGCAATGCCGGGTGGCTGTCACCTCCATGTACGCCCTCAACCTCTTCCTATTTGCTGCACCCATGGTCATCTCCAGCACAATCCTCTTCATTCATCTCAAGACTGGCTCCCTACTGCAGCAACAGAGGAGGCTTGACATCGTTATCTTCCTCATTGTACTCTTCAGTCTGCCCCTGAGTCTCTGgtttctcctgcagcagctcggTTACACAGCTGTGCCCTCCCAGGTGGTTTTCCTGCTCACCTGCATCACCAGCAGCATCAAACCCTTCATCTACTTCTTGGTggggagctggaagagagactggtccatgaggagctgctggagacacTGCTCCAtgaagagctgcaggaagcacTCCTCCATGCAGTCCCTAAGGAAGGCGATCAAGAGGGTGTTTGAGGAGCCAAAAGAAAACACTGCCTCCGGAGATGATCCTGTTGTGAACACGGGGGTCTGA